The Polyangium mundeleinium genome contains the following window.
CACGACCCACGAGGTCGCGGCGCTGCTTCGCGTGCATCCGAAGCACGTCTACCGTCTCCTCAAACGAGGGCTTCCCGCGCGCCGCGTCGGCGACGAGTGGCGTTACGACGAGGCCGACGTGCTCGCATGGAGCCGGGGCGCGCCTGTCGCCGCGTCGGCGGAGGCGCCCGAGACCTCACCTCCGCCCCTGCTCGCGGCGAACGGAGATCTCGCGATCGAGGCCTTGTTCGACGAGGCCCGTGATCGAGCCGCCCCGCTCGTAGGCCTCATCCTCGCCGATCATGCGACCGGCCTCGTACGGCTGGAGCGTGGCGCCGTGCTCGGCGCGGGCTGCCACGGGGACCATGTTCCTGCGTCGCTCGGGGGGGAGAAGCTCGCATGGATCCACCTCGCCGTCCGTGAGCTCGGGCTCGCGCATCGCAAGGGCCTGCGGTTGCGCAGGCTCTCCAGCATCGCGGGGCGCAGGCTCGCGTCGCGGCCGCGGACCGCGGGCATTCGCCACCATATCGACGAGGCTTTGTCCCGCGAGGGGGTCGAGCCCGAGCGCGCCTATGCGCACGCCGAGGAATATCGCTCCCACAGGGACGCGGTCATGGCCGTCGCACGTGGGGACGCCGAGGTCGCGCTCGCCTCCCGCGCGTGGGCCGCGCACGCCGGGCTCGGGTTCACGCCCGTCGTGACGGAGGCGTATGGCCTCGTGTTTCGCGCCGAGCACCTCGGCGACCCCCGCGTCCTCGCGCTCTGCGAGCTCGTCCAGAGCGGGAAATTCCGCGCGCGGCTCGCTTGCCACGCGGGGTACGACGCGACGAGCGCTGGGCATCTGCAGTTTGGAAGGAGTATCGCTTGAAATTGATCCGACAAACCATGATGTTGGGAGCGCTCGCGGCGCTCCTTTCCCCGCGCGCGGCGCTCGCCCTGGATTGCAGCGCTTTGCCAAACCCTGTCTACATCCAGAGCGGGGACACGCAGGAGCCGCTCCTCAAGGGGCTCGGCCAGAAGCTCCGCGCCTCGCAGACGACCCCGATGACGCTCATCTACCAGACGAGCGGCTCGTGCACGAACATCGAAGCGATGTACCAGGGCACGAAGCTCGCGACGAATCCGCGTTACATCCCCTCGGCCGCCGAGGATCCGACGTGGGACCCGAGCAAGCCCGCGCCTCAGTGCACGATTGATCCGAACGGTGTCCCCCTCGACCTCGCCATCTCGGCGCTCTTCGTGAGCTCCTGCGATCCCTCGCCGCCGCCCGCCGGGATCGGCCTGTTCCAGGGGCCCGTGCAGCCGTATGTCTTCATCGTCCCGGAGGCGAGCTCGCAGCGCGCCATCACAGCGGAGGAGGCGTATTTCGTTTTCGGCTTCGGCGCGCAGGGGAAGGTCGAGCCCTGGACGGACGAGTCGCTCTATTTCATCCGCACGACGACAAAGAGCACGCTGCTCACGATGGCTGCGGCCATCGGCGTGCCAGGGGCGAAATGGAAAGGGGCGATGCTCGACAAATCCTCCGAGGTCTTGAACGGCGTCGCCACCTCGCCGAGCCCCGAGAAGACGATCGGCATCCTCGGCGCCGAGATTTACGACGGCAACCGGGACAAGGTCGAAGCGCTCGCGTTCCAGGCGTTCAAGCAGAAACACGCCTATTACCCCGACTCCACGGCGACCTCCTTCGACAAACGCAACGTGCGGGACGGTCATTACACGATCTGGTCCCCCACGGTGTATCTCGCGCACGTCGACGCGCAGGGGACCGTGACGAACGCGCGCGTTCGTTCCCTCGTCGACATGATCCTCGCGAAGACCGTCACTCCCGCGCCGGATTTCGATCCGCTCGACATCGTCATCTCGAAGGGGCTCGTCCCCGATTGCGCAATGACGGTCACGCGGTCCTTCGAGGGCGGTGACCTCTCGCTCTATAGCCCGCCCGAGCCGTGTGGCTGCTTTTTCGAGAGCCGCGTGGGACAACCCAGCGCGACGTGCACGACATGCGGCGGGGATGGCGAATGTGGCGGTGGCAAGTGCCGGCACGGCTTCTGCGAGGCGAAATGAACACGCGATACTTCTTCAAGGGTCTTTTCGTCCTCGTCCTGCTCGCGAGCGCGTGCGGCGAGGAGAATCCGCCGGCAAACCCCTCGGGTAGCTCGTCGAGCAGCGGCGCGGGCGGCATGGGCGGAGCTGGCGGAGCCGGCGGGAGCGGGCCCGGATGTTTCTCCGACCCCACGAGCCACGTGGAGATCATCAACGCCTGCACCGACGCGGAGAAGGTGGACAAGGTCGTGAACCTGCCGCTCCTGAATGCCGATGGCTCGCTCCCACCGCTGCCCTGACCGGGCATTTCGGCGGCTCGTCGTGCTCGCGAGCCTGCTCGCCGGGAGCGCGATCGGGTCTGCGCGGGCCGAGACCAAGCCCAAGCCACCCGAGCCCCCCGTGCGCCTCCGCCTCTCGGGCTATGTGCAGGCCGACGCTGTGGCGTATCGGCAATCGTCGCAAGACGAAATCAACCCGGCGACCGGCGCGCCGCTCAACGAGGATCGATTCACGATCACGCGGGCGCGCCTCCGCGCCGATGTGAGCGCGCACATCGTGAGCGGCGCGCTCGAGCTCGACGCAAACACCGTGGAGGGGCCCGCCGCGCGTGTCATCGAGGCCGAGGTCTCGGCGCGCTGGCAAGGCGCGAATGCCGAGGCGCCGCCCTACGTCATGGCCACGCTCGGCCTCTTCAAAATTCCTTTTGGCGTCGAAGGACCGGAGCGTGAGCGGAGCCGCCTCTTCCTCGAACGAACCACGACGAGCCGCGCGCTGTTTCCGGGCAACTATGACCTCGGCCTGCGCCTCTCCGGCGGGTATCGTGTCCTCCGGTATGCCGTGGCCCTCATGAACGGCGAGCCGGTCGGGCAGGTGTTTTTCCCGGCGCGGGATCCGAACGGAGGCAAGGACGTCCTCGGTCGCATCGGCGTCGATACGAGGCCGCTCGCGAGGCTGCGCGTGCAGGGCGGGTTTTCCGCCCTTTCCGGCACGGGGCTACACCGGGGCACGCCGAGCACGAAGGACGTACTCGTGTGGCGCGACGAGAACGAGAATGGCCTTGTGGAGGGGACCGAGATCCGCGCGATTCCGGGGACCGCGGCCACGCCGTCCGAGAACTTTGACCGCTTCGCGCTCGGCGCCGACCTGCGCGTCACGGCGAAGCTGCCCGTCGTCGGCGAATCGTGCCTCTTCGGAGAAATCGTGCGCGCGCAAAACATCGATCGTGGCGTCGAGCCTGCCGACCCGATCGGCGCAGGCCGTGATCTCCGAGAACTCGGCTTTCACGTCGGAATCACCCAGGAGCTCAGCCGATATGTGATGATTGGCGTGCGTTACGATCGGTACAACCCCGACCAGGACGCGAGCGAGCAACGCGGCAAGGACCTCGTGCCCCGCGACAGCACGTACTCCACCGTCTCCATCGCCGCTGCGCTCCGGTACACGCCCCCAACGCGGACGTTCGCCCGTGACAACCCCTTTCCCGCCCTGCGCGTCGTCCTTGAATACGATCACCGGAACAACGCGCTCGGCCGCACCGCGGGCGGTCTGCCGACCACGCTCGGGGACGACTCGTTCGCGATTCGCGGGGAGGTGTCGTTTTGAGGCGGCCTGCGCTCTTGCTTATGTTTTCGGTATTCACCGGCTGCGGCGGCGTATCGTCCGATCCGGGGCTCTTTGCGGACATGCGTGTCGCGCCCGGCGTGTACGTGAAGGGGCCGATGCCGCAGGAGAATGGCGGGCCCGGCGTCGTCGCCGTGGACCTCGGCACGAATCGCGTGCGAACGGGGCAGATCGACAAACCCATGCGGGGGGCCCTCGCGCCGGATGCGACCGCGGTCGCGCTCGGCCTCTCCGGGGATGCAGGATACTGGATCGTCCCTGCGGGCCTGCCCGACGTGCAATCGCCGGCATTTCCCACCTTCGACGTATCGCTTTCGTTTTCGCCCGACATGCGCGCGGGGTCGTACGAGCTCCTCGTGCACGCCGTCGATGTGGATGGGCATTTCGGCACCACGAGCCGTCATGCGCTCGAGGCCACGACCATCACCGCGCCCGAGGGAAACCTCGTCGTCTCGCTTCGCTGGGATCGCGAGGCCGACCTCGACCTGCACGTCGTCGATCCGCGCGGGGTCGAGATCTACAAGCGCAACATTAATTCGTACGAGTTGCCGCCGTCCGGGCAGCCAGTGAATCCCACGGCGTGGCAGTCCGGCGCGCTCCTCGATTTCGACTCCAATGCGGGATGCGTCATCGACGGCAAGCGCATGGAAAACGTCATCTGGAAGAACGACCCGCCGCCCGGCCATTACATCGTCCGTGTCGATACGTTTTCCCTTTGCGGCGAGGGCTTCGCGAACTGGTCGGTGGACGTGCTCCGGAGCGGCGTCTCCCTGGCGCGGTCCGCGGGACAGGGCGGGCCCACGGACGAGGCGATGCCGCACGACAGGGGCGCCGGCGTCCTCGCGGTGGAGTTCGATCTTCCGTGAGGGGCCGCGCGGTGTGTATGGCCGTGGTGCTGGCCGCGTACTCGTTTTCCACGGTGGCCCATTCCGACGAACCACGACCCGCGGAGGTGACCGTCCGCGCGGCGCCACGCAAGCGTGATCCGGGGCGTGCGACCGTTCGCGCCGACGAGGCCCGGCGCGTGGCAGGGACACGGGACGATGCGCTTCGAATCGTGGAGAGCCTGCCGGGCGTCGCGCGGGGCGGGTTTTTCGGGGGAGGGCTCGTTCTTTGGGGCGCCGCGCCGGGCGACAGCCGTGTCACCGTGGACGGCGTCGAGATTCCGGTACTTTATCACGGAAATGGCCTTCGTGGTGTGCTTCCCTCGGGCCTCGTGCAGGCGATCGACCTCGCGCCCGGCGCGTATGGCGCCGAATACGGCCGCGCGCTCGGCGGCCTCGTCCGCGTGACCACGCGAGAGCTCCCGGCAAAGGGCATTCACGGATCGATCGGCGCAGATTTCCTCGATGCCGCGGGCATGGTGAGCGCTGCCGTGGGGGATCGCGTGCGCGTCGCAGCCGCGGCCCGCGCGAGCCATTTCGATCGGCTCGTCGCCGCCGTGGCCCCGCCGAGCGTCCTCGACGTCGTGCCCATTCCGCGGTATCACGATTATCAGCTCAAGGTCTCCCTCGCGCTCCGGGAGGACGAGGCGATCTCGGCGGTGCTCCTCGGTGCGGGGGACGCGCTCACGCGCACGCAGCCATCGTCCGACCCCGCGAACACGCGTGTCGAATCGACCGAGAGCTCGTTTCAAAGATTTTATTTGCGTTATACGCGCGCCCTGCCCGACGGCGCGAACGTCGCCATCGTTCCGTTTTTCGGGCGGGATCGTGATCGGCGGGATGCCTCGTTCGGCGGGGTGCCGCAGGCGCGGGACACGCTCACGTGGCGGTATGGGCTGCGTGCCTCGTATCGCGCGCCGCTCACGCGCGACATCGTCGTGACGGCCGGCGTGGATGCCCTCGCGTCCCGCGCGAGCTTGTTCCGCCAGGGTTCGCTCACGTTGCCTCCGAGGGAAGGGGATCTTTACGTCTTTGGCCAGCCCCCAGGAAGCGACGTCAATGCGGACGAGTGGACTACGAACATCGTCGACGTCGGCCCCTTCCTCGTCTCGGAGTTGCGGCTCGGCCCCTTTCTCGTCACGCCGGGGCTGCGCGCCGACCTGTTTCTGGTGGAGGGATCCCGAAGCACGCCGCGCGTGGGACAAACTCCCGGCATCGGCTCGTCCCGGCTCTTGCCAGCGCTGGATCCACGGCTCTCGGTGAGCGTTTCCCCCGTGGACCATGTGACGATCTCCGCGAGCGGCGGCCTCTACCACCAGCCGCCGTCGGCGGAGGATCTCGGACCGGTGTTCGGCGCGCCAAACCTTATGCTCTCCCGCGCGGCGCACGCGAGCGCAGGCGCGTCCGTGCGCTTGCCCGCGGGCCTCGACGTTGAAGTGACCGGTTTTTTCGTGGCGCTCGACGACCTCGTGGTCCGCAGCCGGCTCCCCACCCCGAAGCTCGCTGCCGCCCTCACGCAGGAAGGCGAGGGCGAGAGTTTCGGCGTGCAGGTCCTCGCGCGAAGGCAGCTCTGCAATGGGCTTTACGGCTGGATCGCCTACACCGCGAGCCGTAGCGAACGGCGTTATGTGGAGGATCCGTCGACGCGGCTTTTTGATCACGATCAGACGCACGTGCTCACAGCGATGGCCGGCTACGAATGGCGTGGATGGAATTTCGGCGTTCGGTTCCGTCACGCCACGGGCGCGCCGCGCACGCCTGTCGTGGGCTCTTTTTATGATACGACGGCCGGCCGTTTCCAGCCGATCTTCGGCGCGCCAAATGGAACACGCCTCCCGAGCTTCCAGGCCCTCGACCTCCGCGTGCAGAAGGCGATTTCCGTGCGCAGCGCCTCGGTGGTCCTTTCGCTCGACGTCACGAACGCGACGAACCAGGACAACCCCGAGGAGTTCGTTTACAACTACGATTTCAGCCGCAAGAGCTTCATTTCAGGGTTGCCGGTGCTGGCCATTCTGGGTGCGAGGGTCGAGCTGTGAAGGGCAGCATTTCGTGGGCAACGATGTTCCTCGTCGTGGCGGGTTGCCTCCCTGCCGAGGCCGAGCGGGAGTCGCTCGTGACGGGCCCGCGTATCCTCGCGGTGCGCAGCGAGCCGCCCGAATCGAAGCCCGGTGCGTCCGTCGTATACAAGGCGCTTGTGGTGACACCGGACGGTGAACTCCAGGGCACCGCCGTGCGCTGGGCCTTTTGCGCGGCGCCGAAGCCGTTCACGGAAAACAGCCCTATCAGCGCCGCGTGTCTCGAAGGCGCCGTGCGGCCCATCGTGGGCACTACCGTGAGCGTGACAGCGCCGACGCCGACCGATACCTGTTCGCTCTTCGGCCCCGAGACGCCCCCCGGTGATTTCCGCCCGAGGGACCCAGATGGGACAGGCGGGTTTTACCAGCCAGTCCGCGTGGAAGCCACAGGGCAGACCGCGTTCGTCCTGGAGCGGATCACGTGCAACTTGCCGAATGCGCCCCTCGACGTCGCAGTGGAGTTCGCAGAGCGGCGCGCCCTAAATCGAAACCCGACGCTCGTCCCGCTGCGTGCGTTCGTGAACGGCGCGCCCGCGTCGCTCGACGCCTTGCCCGCGGGCGGAGACGTGCGATTCGAGGTCGGCTGGAGCGCCTATGACGCCGAGGCGTACCCTGCGTTCGATCCAAGAAAGCAGGCGCTTGTGGACCAACGCGAGGCGTTGCGGGTCTCCTGGTATGCGACCGCCGGGGCCTTCGAGAGCGACGTGACGGGGCGGGCGAGCGAGGACCTGGCGCCGACGGTGTCGAACGGATGGCGCGCGCCCGACGAGCCTTCGCGGGTGTTCGTGTGGCTCGTGTTGCGGGATGGGCGTGGCGGGACCGATTTCGCGAGGTATACCCTCGACGTGAAGTCTCCGCCTTAGGGCGGGCGCCTACTCCTCGATCGTGGGCCCGCGAAGCAAAGTGAACGGATCGGGGACTCCATGGGGGCATTCCCATATCTTGAAACGGAGCTCCACCGCCATGTCCCGCGCGAGGGTTCGCACGCCCTGCACGCCCTCGACCAGATCATCGAAGACCACGGCCACGTGCCGGCTGCCCCACTCCCCGTGATACCACGCCGGCTCGATCTGCGGGCGGGGATCAGCTTCGCTACGCGTCGTCCAGGCGGGGAGCTCCTTTTCGAGCCGCATCTCGAAGGCGTCGAGTTTCTCCCGCCGAGCGTCCTTGTCCTTGAATTGTCCGTGCGGGAGCCAGAAATCGAACTCCACCGCGATCTCCGCGTGCGCATGGTCGAGTTCCATCTGGACGCGGCCGCCTCGCGCATAAAAAAGCTCTCCGAGGGCGGCCGGCATCGTCAGTGTGTGCGTGCTGTGAAAGAGCACCTGCAGGCCTGCGGCAACGACTCGAGGGGCGTCATCGTAATAGGGCCAGTCATCGTTGCGGCCTTGTTTGTTCCCCCGCAAGCCCTCGCGCTTCACCAGCTCGTCGAGGGGGGAAGGACCGTCGTCGACCCCGCCGGTACGCTCGAGCCACGCGGAATGCGCCGCGCTCACCTCGGCGAGTAGGCGCGCGACCTCCTCGGCCGTGGCCTCGTCTTTGAACGTGCCGACCAGGGTGTAGCTGCCGCTGTTGTTGCTGGCGAATGCCTGGTAAAGGTAGATGCGCATCGGAGTCATCCCATCATCGGTAATCGTTTTGGGGAGCCGTCGAGGCCGAATCCCTGCGTCCGCGCGCACCCAAGCTCGCGCGCTGGCGCGGCGAGCGCGTCTCCGTGGGTTTCCCACACGCGGAGAACGTCCTCGGCGGTCTCCGCGGGGAAACGCAGGTGATGGAAGCTGCAAGGGCTTACCTGCTTTTCACTCGTTATTACCATGAATTCACGGCCCGCGGAGCAGGGACGCCCGCCGAAGAGGCGCGGAACGGTCGCCATGCGCTCGCCCCAGCAGATGTCGAGCTTGAGCGTCGCGCGCCCCGCGAGTCCGCGCCCGAGCACGCGCGCGACGCGGGCGAACTCCGACGCCTCGGCCGGATCGAGGTGCAAGGTGTGATCCGGGCCATTGTAGGAGAGGAGGAGGATGTCCCGACAACCCGATTCCACGAGGTCGAGGACGAACGCCGTGAGCCCCGGGAGGCGCGCGGGTGTCACGAGCCAGTTCACGCCGAAACGCACGCCGCTATGGGCGAGTCGTGCCAGGATGGGTCGATGGTCGACGTCATCGTAGACCGAAAGCCGAATTTGCCCCACGTGGGGCGCGAGCGCCGCGATCGTCGTGTCGTCGAGGCGCGTACCGTTGGTCGTCAAACTGACGGAGAGCCGCGTCTCCAGGTCGAGGCGCCGCACGAGCGCTGGGAATCCCTTGAACACGAGCGGCTCGCCGCCCCCGAACGCGACCTCCAGCACGCCGGCCCGATCGAGGTCGTGCAAGAGGACGAACGCCTCCTCCGCGGTCCAGGCGCTTCGTGCCGTGACGTCGCGCGAGCAGAACGTGCAGGAGAGATTGCAAGCGTTCGTGATCGAGAACTGCACGACGCGCGGCGTGCGCATGCGAAGATGCTCCGTCTCGGGCCCCTCGCAGACGGCCGTGAGCCCCGTGCGTCGATCGAAGCAAAGGAGCGCGCCGTCGAGCGCAAAACGCCGCATCGGCGCGAGCGCCATCGGTAGCGGGATCTCGTCTTCGGGGCGCGGGAGCACACCCCGAGGCTATCCGAACGCAGGCGCCAGGGGAAGGGGACCTGGGCGCGTGAAACACCCGTGCGCTTCGGGTAAACTCGGCCTCGCATGATGGCGCCCACGCACCTCCTCGTCGCGAACCCCATGGCTCAGAGCGGGCGCAATGCGACGCGCATCGACGTCGCATTGGGCTTGCTTCGCGCGGCGGGGCTTCCCGCCCGCCTCTTGCCGACGGAGCCCGGCGGACGAACCGT
Protein-coding sequences here:
- a CDS encoding helix-turn-helix transcriptional regulator: MLTTHEVAALLRVHPKHVYRLLKRGLPARRVGDEWRYDEADVLAWSRGAPVAASAEAPETSPPPLLAANGDLAIEALFDEARDRAAPLVGLILADHATGLVRLERGAVLGAGCHGDHVPASLGGEKLAWIHLAVRELGLAHRKGLRLRRLSSIAGRRLASRPRTAGIRHHIDEALSREGVEPERAYAHAEEYRSHRDAVMAVARGDAEVALASRAWAAHAGLGFTPVVTEAYGLVFRAEHLGDPRVLALCELVQSGKFRARLACHAGYDATSAGHLQFGRSIA
- a CDS encoding TonB-dependent receptor, translated to MRGRAVCMAVVLAAYSFSTVAHSDEPRPAEVTVRAAPRKRDPGRATVRADEARRVAGTRDDALRIVESLPGVARGGFFGGGLVLWGAAPGDSRVTVDGVEIPVLYHGNGLRGVLPSGLVQAIDLAPGAYGAEYGRALGGLVRVTTRELPAKGIHGSIGADFLDAAGMVSAAVGDRVRVAAAARASHFDRLVAAVAPPSVLDVVPIPRYHDYQLKVSLALREDEAISAVLLGAGDALTRTQPSSDPANTRVESTESSFQRFYLRYTRALPDGANVAIVPFFGRDRDRRDASFGGVPQARDTLTWRYGLRASYRAPLTRDIVVTAGVDALASRASLFRQGSLTLPPREGDLYVFGQPPGSDVNADEWTTNIVDVGPFLVSELRLGPFLVTPGLRADLFLVEGSRSTPRVGQTPGIGSSRLLPALDPRLSVSVSPVDHVTISASGGLYHQPPSAEDLGPVFGAPNLMLSRAAHASAGASVRLPAGLDVEVTGFFVALDDLVVRSRLPTPKLAAALTQEGEGESFGVQVLARRQLCNGLYGWIAYTASRSERRYVEDPSTRLFDHDQTHVLTAMAGYEWRGWNFGVRFRHATGAPRTPVVGSFYDTTAGRFQPIFGAPNGTRLPSFQALDLRVQKAISVRSASVVLSLDVTNATNQDNPEEFVYNYDFSRKSFISGLPVLAILGARVEL
- a CDS encoding radical SAM protein, which gives rise to MLPRPEDEIPLPMALAPMRRFALDGALLCFDRRTGLTAVCEGPETEHLRMRTPRVVQFSITNACNLSCTFCSRDVTARSAWTAEEAFVLLHDLDRAGVLEVAFGGGEPLVFKGFPALVRRLDLETRLSVSLTTNGTRLDDTTIAALAPHVGQIRLSVYDDVDHRPILARLAHSGVRFGVNWLVTPARLPGLTAFVLDLVESGCRDILLLSYNGPDHTLHLDPAEASEFARVARVLGRGLAGRATLKLDICWGERMATVPRLFGGRPCSAGREFMVITSEKQVSPCSFHHLRFPAETAEDVLRVWETHGDALAAPARELGCARTQGFGLDGSPKRLPMMG